One segment of Falco rusticolus isolate bFalRus1 chromosome 3, bFalRus1.pri, whole genome shotgun sequence DNA contains the following:
- the ZNF362 gene encoding zinc finger protein 362 isoform X5, protein MDADKGKQRQYSQRMAEPRFNNPYFWPPPPTMPSQLDNLVLINKIKEQLMAEKIRPPHLPPTSVASQQPLLVPPSPAESSQSIMSLPKLQQVPGLHPQAVPQPDVALHARPATSTVTGLGLASRAPVVSTSESSTGTGTTTPSTPTSTSQSRLIASSPTLISGITSPPLLDSIKTIQGHGLLGAPKAERGRKKIKAENPSGPPVLVVPYPILASGETAKEGKTYRCKVCPLTFFTKSEMQIHSKSHTEAKPHKCPHCSKSFANASYLAQHLRIHLGVKPYHCSYCEKSFRQLSHLQQHTRIHTGDRPYKCPHPGCEKAFTQLSNLQSHQRQHNKDKPYKCPNCYRAYTDSASLQIHLSAHAIKHAKAYCCSMCGRAYTSETYLMKHMSKHTVVEHLVSQHSPQRTESPGIPVRISLI, encoded by the exons GATGGCGGAGCCTCGCTTCAACAACCCCTACTTCTGGCCACCCCCCCCAACCATGCCCAGCCAG CTGGACAACCTGGTCCTGATCAACAAAATCAAGGAGCAGTTGATGGCGGAGAAGATCCGACCCCCGCACTTGCCCCCCACCTCGGTGGcctcccagcagcccctccTGGTGCCCCCTTCACCCGCCGAAAGCAGCCAGTCCATCATGTCCCTCCCCAAACTGCAGCAGGTCCCGGGTCTCCACCCTCAAGCCGTCCCCCAGCCCGATGTGGCCCTGCACGCCCGACCAGCCACCAGCACCGTCACAG GGTTGGGGCTGGCGTCCCGCGCGCCGGTGGTCAGCACCTCAGAATCCAGCACGGGGACGGGGACCACCACCCCATCGACTCCCACCTCCACCAGCCAGAGCCGCCTCATCGCCTCCTCGCCCACCCTAATCTCAGGAATCACCAGCCCCCCCCTCCTCGACTCCATAAAGACAATCCAGGGCCACGGCTTGCTGGGGGCACCCAAGGCCGAACGGGGCCGTAAGAAGATCAAGGCAGAAAATCCCTCAGGACCGCCGGTCCTGGTGGTGCCCTATCCCATCCTGGCCTCGGGGGAGACGGCCAAAGAGGGGAAGACATACAG GTGTAAGGTCTGCCCCTTGACGTTCTTCACCAAGTCGGAGATGCAGATCCACTCCAAGTCGCACACAGAGGCCAAGCCCCACAAGTGCCCCCATTGCTCCAAATCCTTCGCCAACGCTTCCTACCTGGCCCAGCACCTGCGCATCCACCTGGGCGTCAAACCCTACCACTGCTCCTACTGCGAGAAGTCCTTCCGCCAGCTgtcccacctccagcagcacaccag AATCCACACCGGTGACAGACCCTACAAGTGCCCGCACCCCGGCTGCGAAAAGGCCTTCACGCAACTCTCCAACCTCCAG TCCCACCAGCGACAGCACAACAAGGACAAGCCCTACAAGTGCCCCAACTGCTACCGGGCGTACACGGACTCGGCCTCGCTGCAGATCCACCTCTCGGCTCACGCCATCAAGCACGCCAAGGCCTACTGCTGCAGCATGTGCGGCCGCGCCTATACCTCG GAGACCTATTTGATGAAGCACATGTCCAAACACACCGTGGTGGAGCACCTCGTCAGCCAGCACTCGCCGCAGAGGACGGAGTCACCTGGCATTCCCGTACGGATCTCCCTCATCTAA
- the ZNF362 gene encoding zinc finger protein 362 isoform X4 encodes MDADKGKQRQYSQSRMAEPRFNNPYFWPPPPTMPSQLDNLVLINKIKEQLMAEKIRPPHLPPTSVASQQPLLVPPSPAESSQSIMSLPKLQQVPGLHPQAVPQPDVALHARPATSTVTGLGLASRAPVVSTSESSTGTGTTTPSTPTSTSQSRLIASSPTLISGITSPPLLDSIKTIQGHGLLGAPKAERGRKKIKAENPSGPPVLVVPYPILASGETAKEGKTYRCKVCPLTFFTKSEMQIHSKSHTEAKPHKCPHCSKSFANASYLAQHLRIHLGVKPYHCSYCEKSFRQLSHLQQHTRIHTGDRPYKCPHPGCEKAFTQLSNLQSHQRQHNKDKPYKCPNCYRAYTDSASLQIHLSAHAIKHAKAYCCSMCGRAYTSETYLMKHMSKHTVVEHLVSQHSPQRTESPGIPVRISLI; translated from the exons CAGGATGGCGGAGCCTCGCTTCAACAACCCCTACTTCTGGCCACCCCCCCCAACCATGCCCAGCCAG CTGGACAACCTGGTCCTGATCAACAAAATCAAGGAGCAGTTGATGGCGGAGAAGATCCGACCCCCGCACTTGCCCCCCACCTCGGTGGcctcccagcagcccctccTGGTGCCCCCTTCACCCGCCGAAAGCAGCCAGTCCATCATGTCCCTCCCCAAACTGCAGCAGGTCCCGGGTCTCCACCCTCAAGCCGTCCCCCAGCCCGATGTGGCCCTGCACGCCCGACCAGCCACCAGCACCGTCACAG GGTTGGGGCTGGCGTCCCGCGCGCCGGTGGTCAGCACCTCAGAATCCAGCACGGGGACGGGGACCACCACCCCATCGACTCCCACCTCCACCAGCCAGAGCCGCCTCATCGCCTCCTCGCCCACCCTAATCTCAGGAATCACCAGCCCCCCCCTCCTCGACTCCATAAAGACAATCCAGGGCCACGGCTTGCTGGGGGCACCCAAGGCCGAACGGGGCCGTAAGAAGATCAAGGCAGAAAATCCCTCAGGACCGCCGGTCCTGGTGGTGCCCTATCCCATCCTGGCCTCGGGGGAGACGGCCAAAGAGGGGAAGACATACAG GTGTAAGGTCTGCCCCTTGACGTTCTTCACCAAGTCGGAGATGCAGATCCACTCCAAGTCGCACACAGAGGCCAAGCCCCACAAGTGCCCCCATTGCTCCAAATCCTTCGCCAACGCTTCCTACCTGGCCCAGCACCTGCGCATCCACCTGGGCGTCAAACCCTACCACTGCTCCTACTGCGAGAAGTCCTTCCGCCAGCTgtcccacctccagcagcacaccag AATCCACACCGGTGACAGACCCTACAAGTGCCCGCACCCCGGCTGCGAAAAGGCCTTCACGCAACTCTCCAACCTCCAG TCCCACCAGCGACAGCACAACAAGGACAAGCCCTACAAGTGCCCCAACTGCTACCGGGCGTACACGGACTCGGCCTCGCTGCAGATCCACCTCTCGGCTCACGCCATCAAGCACGCCAAGGCCTACTGCTGCAGCATGTGCGGCCGCGCCTATACCTCG GAGACCTATTTGATGAAGCACATGTCCAAACACACCGTGGTGGAGCACCTCGTCAGCCAGCACTCGCCGCAGAGGACGGAGTCACCTGGCATTCCCGTACGGATCTCCCTCATCTAA
- the ZNF362 gene encoding zinc finger protein 362 isoform X1 produces MEKLIAAEQKRPACSTRSQLELEMDADKGKQRQYSQSRMAEPRFNNPYFWPPPPTMPSQLDNLVLINKIKEQLMAEKIRPPHLPPTSVASQQPLLVPPSPAESSQSIMSLPKLQQVPGLHPQAVPQPDVALHARPATSTVTGLGLASRAPVVSTSESSTGTGTTTPSTPTSTSQSRLIASSPTLISGITSPPLLDSIKTIQGHGLLGAPKAERGRKKIKAENPSGPPVLVVPYPILASGETAKEGKTYRCKVCPLTFFTKSEMQIHSKSHTEAKPHKCPHCSKSFANASYLAQHLRIHLGVKPYHCSYCEKSFRQLSHLQQHTRIHTGDRPYKCPHPGCEKAFTQLSNLQSHQRQHNKDKPYKCPNCYRAYTDSASLQIHLSAHAIKHAKAYCCSMCGRAYTSETYLMKHMSKHTVVEHLVSQHSPQRTESPGIPVRISLI; encoded by the exons CAGGATGGCGGAGCCTCGCTTCAACAACCCCTACTTCTGGCCACCCCCCCCAACCATGCCCAGCCAG CTGGACAACCTGGTCCTGATCAACAAAATCAAGGAGCAGTTGATGGCGGAGAAGATCCGACCCCCGCACTTGCCCCCCACCTCGGTGGcctcccagcagcccctccTGGTGCCCCCTTCACCCGCCGAAAGCAGCCAGTCCATCATGTCCCTCCCCAAACTGCAGCAGGTCCCGGGTCTCCACCCTCAAGCCGTCCCCCAGCCCGATGTGGCCCTGCACGCCCGACCAGCCACCAGCACCGTCACAG GGTTGGGGCTGGCGTCCCGCGCGCCGGTGGTCAGCACCTCAGAATCCAGCACGGGGACGGGGACCACCACCCCATCGACTCCCACCTCCACCAGCCAGAGCCGCCTCATCGCCTCCTCGCCCACCCTAATCTCAGGAATCACCAGCCCCCCCCTCCTCGACTCCATAAAGACAATCCAGGGCCACGGCTTGCTGGGGGCACCCAAGGCCGAACGGGGCCGTAAGAAGATCAAGGCAGAAAATCCCTCAGGACCGCCGGTCCTGGTGGTGCCCTATCCCATCCTGGCCTCGGGGGAGACGGCCAAAGAGGGGAAGACATACAG GTGTAAGGTCTGCCCCTTGACGTTCTTCACCAAGTCGGAGATGCAGATCCACTCCAAGTCGCACACAGAGGCCAAGCCCCACAAGTGCCCCCATTGCTCCAAATCCTTCGCCAACGCTTCCTACCTGGCCCAGCACCTGCGCATCCACCTGGGCGTCAAACCCTACCACTGCTCCTACTGCGAGAAGTCCTTCCGCCAGCTgtcccacctccagcagcacaccag AATCCACACCGGTGACAGACCCTACAAGTGCCCGCACCCCGGCTGCGAAAAGGCCTTCACGCAACTCTCCAACCTCCAG TCCCACCAGCGACAGCACAACAAGGACAAGCCCTACAAGTGCCCCAACTGCTACCGGGCGTACACGGACTCGGCCTCGCTGCAGATCCACCTCTCGGCTCACGCCATCAAGCACGCCAAGGCCTACTGCTGCAGCATGTGCGGCCGCGCCTATACCTCG GAGACCTATTTGATGAAGCACATGTCCAAACACACCGTGGTGGAGCACCTCGTCAGCCAGCACTCGCCGCAGAGGACGGAGTCACCTGGCATTCCCGTACGGATCTCCCTCATCTAA
- the ZNF362 gene encoding zinc finger protein 362 isoform X3 yields MAVEKRPACSTRSQLELEMDADKGKQRQYSQRMAEPRFNNPYFWPPPPTMPSQLDNLVLINKIKEQLMAEKIRPPHLPPTSVASQQPLLVPPSPAESSQSIMSLPKLQQVPGLHPQAVPQPDVALHARPATSTVTGLGLASRAPVVSTSESSTGTGTTTPSTPTSTSQSRLIASSPTLISGITSPPLLDSIKTIQGHGLLGAPKAERGRKKIKAENPSGPPVLVVPYPILASGETAKEGKTYRCKVCPLTFFTKSEMQIHSKSHTEAKPHKCPHCSKSFANASYLAQHLRIHLGVKPYHCSYCEKSFRQLSHLQQHTRIHTGDRPYKCPHPGCEKAFTQLSNLQSHQRQHNKDKPYKCPNCYRAYTDSASLQIHLSAHAIKHAKAYCCSMCGRAYTSETYLMKHMSKHTVVEHLVSQHSPQRTESPGIPVRISLI; encoded by the exons GATGGCGGAGCCTCGCTTCAACAACCCCTACTTCTGGCCACCCCCCCCAACCATGCCCAGCCAG CTGGACAACCTGGTCCTGATCAACAAAATCAAGGAGCAGTTGATGGCGGAGAAGATCCGACCCCCGCACTTGCCCCCCACCTCGGTGGcctcccagcagcccctccTGGTGCCCCCTTCACCCGCCGAAAGCAGCCAGTCCATCATGTCCCTCCCCAAACTGCAGCAGGTCCCGGGTCTCCACCCTCAAGCCGTCCCCCAGCCCGATGTGGCCCTGCACGCCCGACCAGCCACCAGCACCGTCACAG GGTTGGGGCTGGCGTCCCGCGCGCCGGTGGTCAGCACCTCAGAATCCAGCACGGGGACGGGGACCACCACCCCATCGACTCCCACCTCCACCAGCCAGAGCCGCCTCATCGCCTCCTCGCCCACCCTAATCTCAGGAATCACCAGCCCCCCCCTCCTCGACTCCATAAAGACAATCCAGGGCCACGGCTTGCTGGGGGCACCCAAGGCCGAACGGGGCCGTAAGAAGATCAAGGCAGAAAATCCCTCAGGACCGCCGGTCCTGGTGGTGCCCTATCCCATCCTGGCCTCGGGGGAGACGGCCAAAGAGGGGAAGACATACAG GTGTAAGGTCTGCCCCTTGACGTTCTTCACCAAGTCGGAGATGCAGATCCACTCCAAGTCGCACACAGAGGCCAAGCCCCACAAGTGCCCCCATTGCTCCAAATCCTTCGCCAACGCTTCCTACCTGGCCCAGCACCTGCGCATCCACCTGGGCGTCAAACCCTACCACTGCTCCTACTGCGAGAAGTCCTTCCGCCAGCTgtcccacctccagcagcacaccag AATCCACACCGGTGACAGACCCTACAAGTGCCCGCACCCCGGCTGCGAAAAGGCCTTCACGCAACTCTCCAACCTCCAG TCCCACCAGCGACAGCACAACAAGGACAAGCCCTACAAGTGCCCCAACTGCTACCGGGCGTACACGGACTCGGCCTCGCTGCAGATCCACCTCTCGGCTCACGCCATCAAGCACGCCAAGGCCTACTGCTGCAGCATGTGCGGCCGCGCCTATACCTCG GAGACCTATTTGATGAAGCACATGTCCAAACACACCGTGGTGGAGCACCTCGTCAGCCAGCACTCGCCGCAGAGGACGGAGTCACCTGGCATTCCCGTACGGATCTCCCTCATCTAA
- the ZNF362 gene encoding zinc finger protein 362 isoform X2: MAVEKRPACSTRSQLELEMDADKGKQRQYSQSRMAEPRFNNPYFWPPPPTMPSQLDNLVLINKIKEQLMAEKIRPPHLPPTSVASQQPLLVPPSPAESSQSIMSLPKLQQVPGLHPQAVPQPDVALHARPATSTVTGLGLASRAPVVSTSESSTGTGTTTPSTPTSTSQSRLIASSPTLISGITSPPLLDSIKTIQGHGLLGAPKAERGRKKIKAENPSGPPVLVVPYPILASGETAKEGKTYRCKVCPLTFFTKSEMQIHSKSHTEAKPHKCPHCSKSFANASYLAQHLRIHLGVKPYHCSYCEKSFRQLSHLQQHTRIHTGDRPYKCPHPGCEKAFTQLSNLQSHQRQHNKDKPYKCPNCYRAYTDSASLQIHLSAHAIKHAKAYCCSMCGRAYTSETYLMKHMSKHTVVEHLVSQHSPQRTESPGIPVRISLI; the protein is encoded by the exons CAGGATGGCGGAGCCTCGCTTCAACAACCCCTACTTCTGGCCACCCCCCCCAACCATGCCCAGCCAG CTGGACAACCTGGTCCTGATCAACAAAATCAAGGAGCAGTTGATGGCGGAGAAGATCCGACCCCCGCACTTGCCCCCCACCTCGGTGGcctcccagcagcccctccTGGTGCCCCCTTCACCCGCCGAAAGCAGCCAGTCCATCATGTCCCTCCCCAAACTGCAGCAGGTCCCGGGTCTCCACCCTCAAGCCGTCCCCCAGCCCGATGTGGCCCTGCACGCCCGACCAGCCACCAGCACCGTCACAG GGTTGGGGCTGGCGTCCCGCGCGCCGGTGGTCAGCACCTCAGAATCCAGCACGGGGACGGGGACCACCACCCCATCGACTCCCACCTCCACCAGCCAGAGCCGCCTCATCGCCTCCTCGCCCACCCTAATCTCAGGAATCACCAGCCCCCCCCTCCTCGACTCCATAAAGACAATCCAGGGCCACGGCTTGCTGGGGGCACCCAAGGCCGAACGGGGCCGTAAGAAGATCAAGGCAGAAAATCCCTCAGGACCGCCGGTCCTGGTGGTGCCCTATCCCATCCTGGCCTCGGGGGAGACGGCCAAAGAGGGGAAGACATACAG GTGTAAGGTCTGCCCCTTGACGTTCTTCACCAAGTCGGAGATGCAGATCCACTCCAAGTCGCACACAGAGGCCAAGCCCCACAAGTGCCCCCATTGCTCCAAATCCTTCGCCAACGCTTCCTACCTGGCCCAGCACCTGCGCATCCACCTGGGCGTCAAACCCTACCACTGCTCCTACTGCGAGAAGTCCTTCCGCCAGCTgtcccacctccagcagcacaccag AATCCACACCGGTGACAGACCCTACAAGTGCCCGCACCCCGGCTGCGAAAAGGCCTTCACGCAACTCTCCAACCTCCAG TCCCACCAGCGACAGCACAACAAGGACAAGCCCTACAAGTGCCCCAACTGCTACCGGGCGTACACGGACTCGGCCTCGCTGCAGATCCACCTCTCGGCTCACGCCATCAAGCACGCCAAGGCCTACTGCTGCAGCATGTGCGGCCGCGCCTATACCTCG GAGACCTATTTGATGAAGCACATGTCCAAACACACCGTGGTGGAGCACCTCGTCAGCCAGCACTCGCCGCAGAGGACGGAGTCACCTGGCATTCCCGTACGGATCTCCCTCATCTAA
- the ZNF362 gene encoding zinc finger protein 362 isoform X6 produces MAEPRFNNPYFWPPPPTMPSQLDNLVLINKIKEQLMAEKIRPPHLPPTSVASQQPLLVPPSPAESSQSIMSLPKLQQVPGLHPQAVPQPDVALHARPATSTVTGLGLASRAPVVSTSESSTGTGTTTPSTPTSTSQSRLIASSPTLISGITSPPLLDSIKTIQGHGLLGAPKAERGRKKIKAENPSGPPVLVVPYPILASGETAKEGKTYRCKVCPLTFFTKSEMQIHSKSHTEAKPHKCPHCSKSFANASYLAQHLRIHLGVKPYHCSYCEKSFRQLSHLQQHTRIHTGDRPYKCPHPGCEKAFTQLSNLQSHQRQHNKDKPYKCPNCYRAYTDSASLQIHLSAHAIKHAKAYCCSMCGRAYTSETYLMKHMSKHTVVEHLVSQHSPQRTESPGIPVRISLI; encoded by the exons ATGGCGGAGCCTCGCTTCAACAACCCCTACTTCTGGCCACCCCCCCCAACCATGCCCAGCCAG CTGGACAACCTGGTCCTGATCAACAAAATCAAGGAGCAGTTGATGGCGGAGAAGATCCGACCCCCGCACTTGCCCCCCACCTCGGTGGcctcccagcagcccctccTGGTGCCCCCTTCACCCGCCGAAAGCAGCCAGTCCATCATGTCCCTCCCCAAACTGCAGCAGGTCCCGGGTCTCCACCCTCAAGCCGTCCCCCAGCCCGATGTGGCCCTGCACGCCCGACCAGCCACCAGCACCGTCACAG GGTTGGGGCTGGCGTCCCGCGCGCCGGTGGTCAGCACCTCAGAATCCAGCACGGGGACGGGGACCACCACCCCATCGACTCCCACCTCCACCAGCCAGAGCCGCCTCATCGCCTCCTCGCCCACCCTAATCTCAGGAATCACCAGCCCCCCCCTCCTCGACTCCATAAAGACAATCCAGGGCCACGGCTTGCTGGGGGCACCCAAGGCCGAACGGGGCCGTAAGAAGATCAAGGCAGAAAATCCCTCAGGACCGCCGGTCCTGGTGGTGCCCTATCCCATCCTGGCCTCGGGGGAGACGGCCAAAGAGGGGAAGACATACAG GTGTAAGGTCTGCCCCTTGACGTTCTTCACCAAGTCGGAGATGCAGATCCACTCCAAGTCGCACACAGAGGCCAAGCCCCACAAGTGCCCCCATTGCTCCAAATCCTTCGCCAACGCTTCCTACCTGGCCCAGCACCTGCGCATCCACCTGGGCGTCAAACCCTACCACTGCTCCTACTGCGAGAAGTCCTTCCGCCAGCTgtcccacctccagcagcacaccag AATCCACACCGGTGACAGACCCTACAAGTGCCCGCACCCCGGCTGCGAAAAGGCCTTCACGCAACTCTCCAACCTCCAG TCCCACCAGCGACAGCACAACAAGGACAAGCCCTACAAGTGCCCCAACTGCTACCGGGCGTACACGGACTCGGCCTCGCTGCAGATCCACCTCTCGGCTCACGCCATCAAGCACGCCAAGGCCTACTGCTGCAGCATGTGCGGCCGCGCCTATACCTCG GAGACCTATTTGATGAAGCACATGTCCAAACACACCGTGGTGGAGCACCTCGTCAGCCAGCACTCGCCGCAGAGGACGGAGTCACCTGGCATTCCCGTACGGATCTCCCTCATCTAA
- the ZNF362 gene encoding zinc finger protein 362 isoform X7, which translates to MAVGKTPSSHGSEKRPACSTRSQLELEMDADKGKQRQYSQSRMAEPRFNNPYFWPPPPTMPSQLDNLVLINKIKEQLMAEKIRPPHLPPTSVASQQPLLVPPSPAESSQSIMSLPKLQQVPGLHPQAVPQPDVALHARPATSTVTGLGLASRAPVVSTSESSTGTGTTTPSTPTSTSQSRLIASSPTLISGITSPPLLDSIKTIQGHGLLGAPKAERGRKKIKAENPSGPPVLVVPYPILASGETAKEGKTYRCKVCPLTFFTKSEMQIHSKSHTEAKPHKCPHCSKSFANASYLAQHLRIHLGVKPYHCSYCEKSFRQLSHLQQHTRIHTGDRPYKCPHPGCEKAFTQLSNLQSHQRQHNKDKPYKCPNCYRAYTDSASLQIHLSAHAIKHAKAYCCSMCGRAYTSETYLMKHMSKHTVVEHLVSQHSPQRTESPGIPVRISLI; encoded by the exons CAGGATGGCGGAGCCTCGCTTCAACAACCCCTACTTCTGGCCACCCCCCCCAACCATGCCCAGCCAG CTGGACAACCTGGTCCTGATCAACAAAATCAAGGAGCAGTTGATGGCGGAGAAGATCCGACCCCCGCACTTGCCCCCCACCTCGGTGGcctcccagcagcccctccTGGTGCCCCCTTCACCCGCCGAAAGCAGCCAGTCCATCATGTCCCTCCCCAAACTGCAGCAGGTCCCGGGTCTCCACCCTCAAGCCGTCCCCCAGCCCGATGTGGCCCTGCACGCCCGACCAGCCACCAGCACCGTCACAG GGTTGGGGCTGGCGTCCCGCGCGCCGGTGGTCAGCACCTCAGAATCCAGCACGGGGACGGGGACCACCACCCCATCGACTCCCACCTCCACCAGCCAGAGCCGCCTCATCGCCTCCTCGCCCACCCTAATCTCAGGAATCACCAGCCCCCCCCTCCTCGACTCCATAAAGACAATCCAGGGCCACGGCTTGCTGGGGGCACCCAAGGCCGAACGGGGCCGTAAGAAGATCAAGGCAGAAAATCCCTCAGGACCGCCGGTCCTGGTGGTGCCCTATCCCATCCTGGCCTCGGGGGAGACGGCCAAAGAGGGGAAGACATACAG GTGTAAGGTCTGCCCCTTGACGTTCTTCACCAAGTCGGAGATGCAGATCCACTCCAAGTCGCACACAGAGGCCAAGCCCCACAAGTGCCCCCATTGCTCCAAATCCTTCGCCAACGCTTCCTACCTGGCCCAGCACCTGCGCATCCACCTGGGCGTCAAACCCTACCACTGCTCCTACTGCGAGAAGTCCTTCCGCCAGCTgtcccacctccagcagcacaccag AATCCACACCGGTGACAGACCCTACAAGTGCCCGCACCCCGGCTGCGAAAAGGCCTTCACGCAACTCTCCAACCTCCAG TCCCACCAGCGACAGCACAACAAGGACAAGCCCTACAAGTGCCCCAACTGCTACCGGGCGTACACGGACTCGGCCTCGCTGCAGATCCACCTCTCGGCTCACGCCATCAAGCACGCCAAGGCCTACTGCTGCAGCATGTGCGGCCGCGCCTATACCTCG GAGACCTATTTGATGAAGCACATGTCCAAACACACCGTGGTGGAGCACCTCGTCAGCCAGCACTCGCCGCAGAGGACGGAGTCACCTGGCATTCCCGTACGGATCTCCCTCATCTAA